A genomic segment from Actinoplanes sichuanensis encodes:
- a CDS encoding class I SAM-dependent methyltransferase: protein MYAESRAGQAEVPWDVPAPSAHLRALDLPAGEGRRALVVGCGPGRDAEYLAGLGYRVTAFDISATAIDLARERHPGTTVDYLVADLLDPPADWRHAFDLVLESNNIQALPAPIRAAAIPAVGAFVAPGGTLIVLAAATTRIDSAGDGPPWPLTRVEIDAFAADGLRPASVDLVDATGTTLPTRWRAVFTR, encoded by the coding sequence TTGTACGCCGAATCGCGTGCCGGTCAGGCCGAAGTCCCGTGGGACGTGCCCGCGCCCAGTGCCCACCTGCGGGCGCTCGACCTGCCCGCCGGAGAGGGCCGCCGGGCGCTCGTCGTCGGGTGCGGCCCCGGCCGGGACGCCGAATACCTGGCCGGGCTCGGCTACCGGGTGACCGCTTTCGACATCTCGGCCACCGCCATCGACCTGGCCCGCGAACGGCACCCCGGCACCACCGTCGACTACCTGGTCGCCGACCTGCTCGACCCGCCCGCCGATTGGCGGCATGCCTTCGATCTGGTCCTGGAGAGCAACAACATCCAGGCGCTGCCGGCCCCGATCCGGGCCGCCGCGATCCCGGCCGTCGGCGCCTTCGTGGCGCCGGGCGGCACCCTGATCGTGCTGGCCGCCGCGACGACCCGCATCGACAGCGCCGGTGACGGTCCGCCGTGGCCGCTGACCCGAGTCGAGATCGACGCCTTCGCCGCCGACGGCCTACGCCCCGCCTCGGTGGACCTGGTCGACGCCACCGGAACCACCCTGCCCACCCGCTGGCGGGCCGTCTTCACCCGCTGA